In Rhizorhabdus phycosphaerae, the genomic stretch GCTGAGGGCTATACCGGTCGCAAGGGGAAGGGCGGCTTCTATCGCCTCAACCGCGAGGGGGGGAAGCGCAAGGAGGCGATCGACCTCGCGACTGGCGACTATCGCCCCGCGATCAAGGCCGAGGTTCCTCGCGCCAAGCTGCCCCAGCTGGTGGCGCTGCCGGGCAAGACCGGCGCCTTTGCCTGGACCGTGCTGAGCCAGGTTCTGGGCTATGCCGCCAGCCTCGTCGGCGAGATCGCCGACGACATCGTCGCGATCGATGATGCGATGAAGCTGGGCTACAACTGGAAATACGGCCCGTTCGAGCTGATCGACCAGCTCGGCGCGGCGGCCTTCGCCAAGCGGCTTGCGGAAGAAGGCAAGCCGGTCCCCGCGATCCTCGCGACCGCCGGTGATCGCAGCTTCTACCGGGTCGAGGGCGGCAAGCGCCAATATCTCGGCACCGACGGGGCCTATCATGACGTCGTCCGGCCGGATGGCGTGCTGCTGCTCGAGGATGTGAAGCTGGCCGCCAAGCCGATCCTGAAAAATGGCTCGGCGGCGGTCTGGGATATCGGCGACGGCGTCGCCTGCTTCGAATTCACCTCGAAGATGAACGCGCTCGACGGCGAGACGCTCAAGCTGCTCGGTCAAGCGGTCGAGCATGTCGCGAAGAGCATGAAGGCGCTTGTCGTCTATAATGAAGGCGGCAATTTCTCCGCCGGCGCCAATCTCGGTCTCGCGCTCTTCGCGGTGAACATCGCCGCCTGGGGCGAGATCGAGAAACTCGTGAGCGGCGGGCAGCAGGCTTACAAGGCGCTCAAATATGCGCCCTTCCCGGTGGTGTCTGCGCCGGCCGGCCTTGCGCTCGGCGGCGGGTGCGAGATCCTGCTCCATTCGGACGCGATCCAGGCGCATGCCGAAAGCTATATCGGCCTCGTCGAATGCGGCGTCGGCCTCGTCCCCGGCTGGGGCGGCTGCGGTGAATATATCGACCGCTGGCAGAAGTCCGGATTGCTGCCCAAGGGCCCGATGCCGGCGGTCGCCAAGGCGTTCGAGACCATCTCGACCGCGACCGTCGCCAAGTCGGCCGCCGAGGCGAGGGAACTGCAGTTCCTGCGCAAGCACGATGGGATCACGATGAACCGCGATCGGCTTCTGGCGGATGCCAAGGCGCGCGCCCTGGCAATGGTCGACGGCTATCAGCCGCCGAAGCCGCCGGAGTTCCGCCTGCCGGGCGCCAGCGGGCGTGTCGCACTGGGCATGGCTGCAGAGGGCTTCCACAAGCGCGGCATGGCGACCGACTATGATATGGTCGTGTCCAACGCCCTCGCGACGGTGCTGACCGGTGGCGAGGCTGACCTCGTCGATGTGGTGACCGAGGAGCAGATGCTGGCACTCGAGAAGCACGCGTTCATGAAGCGGGTGCGCGATCCGCGCACCATGGCGCGGGTCGAGTCGATGCTCGAAACCGGCAAGCCGCTGCGGAACTAAGATGATGCGCGACGCCCCCATTCCTCCCCGGAGCGGGGAGGGGAACCCCCGCAGGCGGGGGCGGGGCATGCGCGACGTTGGGATTTCCCCTCCGCCATGCTGCGCATGGTCCCCCTCCCCGTTCCGGGGAGGAGTTGTAGGAATTGAGGAGCAAGACGATGCAAGTCTATGAGGCCCCGCTGCGCGATATGCGCTTCCTGATCCACGAACTGTTCGCCAAGGATGAATATGGCGCGCTGCCGGCCCATGCCGAGTTCACGCCCGATCTGGTCGATGCCGTGCTCGAGGAAGCGGCGCGGCTCGCGAAGGACGTGCTGCTGCCGCTGAACGCCAGCGGCGACGAGGAGGGCTGCCTCTGGGATAATGGCGTCGTCCGCACGCCGAAGGGTTTCAAGGAAGCCTATGACCAGTTCCGCGACGGCGGCTGGTGCGCGCTCGCCTCCGACCCGAAATGGGGCGGCCAAGGGTTGCCGGAGACGGTCAACAAGGCGGTCGAGGAGATGATCAGCTCGGCCAATATCTCCTTCGGC encodes the following:
- a CDS encoding 3-hydroxyacyl-CoA dehydrogenase/enoyl-CoA hydratase family protein: MGADSSNPIRKVCVIGAGTMGAGIAAQVANAGVPVLLLDILPKDGSNRNAIAEGAVARMLKTDPAPFMSKAAAKLVETGNIEDDLAKVAECDWVVEAIIERLDLKQALYAKLEAVRKPGTAVSSNTSTIPLEKLTEGRTDAFAADFLITHFFNPPRYMRLVEVVTGPRTDATTAGRVSDFIDRMLGKRVVPAHDRPGFIANRIGSYWLQVAYNATVDLGLTIEEADAIGGRPMGVPKTGIFGLLDLVGIDLMPLLLKSFTSTLPEGDPYLATVRPLTLVEKMIAEGYTGRKGKGGFYRLNREGGKRKEAIDLATGDYRPAIKAEVPRAKLPQLVALPGKTGAFAWTVLSQVLGYAASLVGEIADDIVAIDDAMKLGYNWKYGPFELIDQLGAAAFAKRLAEEGKPVPAILATAGDRSFYRVEGGKRQYLGTDGAYHDVVRPDGVLLLEDVKLAAKPILKNGSAAVWDIGDGVACFEFTSKMNALDGETLKLLGQAVEHVAKSMKALVVYNEGGNFSAGANLGLALFAVNIAAWGEIEKLVSGGQQAYKALKYAPFPVVSAPAGLALGGGCEILLHSDAIQAHAESYIGLVECGVGLVPGWGGCGEYIDRWQKSGLLPKGPMPAVAKAFETISTATVAKSAAEARELQFLRKHDGITMNRDRLLADAKARALAMVDGYQPPKPPEFRLPGASGRVALGMAAEGFHKRGMATDYDMVVSNALATVLTGGEADLVDVVTEEQMLALEKHAFMKRVRDPRTMARVESMLETGKPLRN